The Cryptococcus neoformans var. grubii H99 chromosome 10, complete sequence genome segment GTATCGAGTGATGACTAATGGAATGTCCGCCGGGCTAGGTTGGAAAAcaaattgaagaagaaacaagCGCCAGAAAGTAGTGCGGCCTCGTAGGGGCGATTTTTCTGCCATGTGGGGTTTTGGATTAATACACACTTAGATAGGGCATGCTTGCATGAGCATCATATCTATCGTACATCATTGTACTGCACAAATATTAAGCATGCATGTAATGACAAAACCGATAACACGAAACATGTTGTACAgattcctcttctctaAACGTCTAAAAAAGGCTTTACAGACACCTCATTTCTTGCAATCTCTCTTAAGAAAGCCACCACCAAAGTGAATGGACGCCAcaaattcttcttctgaccATAGGCCTTTTTACTCTATACAAGAAGGTTTTCGCACTCTGGTGCACAATTATAACACTCTACACAAGTTGCTTCCTCAAGCCACTTTACCCTATAGTGGTGAAGTTGGGATCATAGTTTGGCAGTCCACCAACAATGCCTATCACCCAAAGTTAGAAATGTTCCCCCAACACTTATATCTGCAACACATACCATCAATAAGGGCATTCCAGTATTGCGCATTGTTTCCATCCCCACCCACAACACCACCAGTCATCCCATTGATCACCGCCGGAGCCTGCAACGCCGATCCGGGATTTAAGGGGACCAAAGACGGGTCCATCCATGGCATTTGCCCGGGAACTTCTGTGGtatgaggaggatgaccATGCTGGTATTCCGCAGGAGTATATTGATGAGAGCCGGGGTGTGGGCCTGCGTGATGACCAGCAGAACCACGGCCACTGTCACTGACCATATCTGGAACAGGCATTGAGTAAAGGCCAATGTTGAACTGGTTCATAGTTGAGTCTGCACCGGGCCCAAAAGAGGTATTCGACATGAGCCAGTGGTCAAGCCTATGTGTAACATGTCAGCAAGTTTAGGATTACAGCTGATTGAATAACGCACAATCGCTGAggatgatcttcttctggacTAGTCCCAACCCCAGGGGGAGTAGGTCCAGTGTTTAGCCCGTAGTGGCTTCCATTGAAGTACGCTTGTGCGCCTCCAGAAGGCGACGGGAGAGGAGGCACCGAGCGGGAAGGTTCGCTAGTAGCTTGCTTATCCTTAGACTCCGGTgcaggatgagatggagaatgCATAGCCGACTGCGTCCCTGTGTTACGAGGAGCGGGTCGTTGAGACGAGGTATTATCGGCCGACCATCGAGGGGCATTCCGCCGTGTGCGAcgctcttccatctcttgcGCTCTGCAATGAAGGGTGTAGATCTATGAGTTCGTCAGAAATATTCAAAGACTCATGCAAGACACTCACAATCGCAGCTTCTTTTTGAGAAAAATCATCCGCCCTGGGATCATGTGGGTGCTGCTCCATAAAACTCTGCACAATCATGCGCATATCGCTGGAATGGGCAGCCCTCTGCCAAAAAAGTCAGTAGCTGTGTTGTGCAATAGTTTTTGAAATGCACTAACAGGATCAATGATCATACTAATACCAGCAATCATCGCAGCATTCTTTCAAACAGATCAACTCTACAGCATTTTTGGTGAGCATATAGATGTCACGTACGAATTCTCGGAACGAGCTTCCCAATAGAGTCTCAAAGAAATCCGGGCAGTCGACCTTGAATGCTTGCCTCTGTAAAATTGTTTTCGATCAGCTACTTTTCTTCGAGGGATGCGCCTCATAGACCGTGAGTCGTCACAGATCATGTAACTCACGATCTTGTAGTCCGTAATGGCAGCATCAAAGCATGCAGTCCTAGATAGATTGTATCTCGAGCTCTTCAACCTTCTAAGCAGCCAAGGCCGCTGCATCACAACTATCAGCCGTTGTCATTAACCGTCATGCCTTCTTATACTGACGTGTAAGATGATGGTGAAATGCAGAATCTCGGTTTGGATATAATAACGATGAATAGGAAGGTACCACAATTCTATGATTTATATTAGCCGAGGGCATTAGATTCTTGAGCAAGTAAACTCACTATTATCATAGGATTTGTCATGATTCAGCATCGTAAACGTGGGAGGCAAATCTGCGACAAATTGCTTGAGCTCAGCGTCGAGCGCCTCGACATCTCGGTATTGCGTTTGTCCTGTCAGGCGTTGGAAGTGATGGGTGATCTGAGGGTTTATCAGAAGGCAATCCAACAAGACATACGGCAAACTGAACCAACCTTGGCAACGATGTCGCCGAGCCTtcgacgaagaaggagataGGTTCCAAATGACGGTTCCGCAATTGGCTTAGGCTTGGCTAGCTTGTTCTCAATCAGGTCGACTAGGTTGAGGTTAGAAGGGGGCCTATTTCTTCGTCAGCAGGCATAATGGACTCCTCAAAATCGCATAACGTACAATGTATCCACACAAGCCGAATCAATTGATGTCGGCCTTCCAAGCAAACAAGAGTAGGTGGCATCGGCATGAACGAGATATGACCATAACCTTCGCCTGTACTCTGTTACATAAGGATCCAATCCAAGCGTCTCGCCGTCCCGGTGTAAACCTATGGCCTGCCCAATGGTGAGTGCGGAACGGAACTCGGACCACCCTTCCGCAAGTCGTCGTTCGTGCATGAGAACGAGGTACAGACCAGACTAATAGGTCGTTAATGGTGTATTAAAACATGTTCGATCTCAACACTTACGCAGATACGTGTCTCCACAAGCTGGATATTttcagccttgacagccgAAGCAATAATGGCCGCCGATTTCGCTGTTTGACCCCGAAATGTTAGCAAAATCCCACACGAGCGATAGAGATACTTACAGCTCCAGTACATGCGAAGACTTAACGCTcgcttcctctcttctgtGTCAATG includes the following:
- a CDS encoding nuclear protein, variant, whose translation is MQPPAGREDDAHRHPPPLSHSSSSSNSHPRSSYPFLHHLPPPIPSTNSPMAPFPASPNYRDPPAQSPSGGHTDPQSWASQPIVDRPGSRSRTSWGTSPRDLTQTRLPSLSLGQMDFSRRSAPPTPWEAPSPGSYAMSNARGAPNTPYGGAPIYRESPSRHQVPLATPLSNNGSFSYVPPFAGDDSSPHQNVNRLESTANNLQLRSPPPPPSRDTSRGKHTNSTEDTDQDGQTQKKKKRRVALSCAECAKRKQRCNRETPCQHCVARRVPELCVPYTRPSSPPEKKGSGNKKDSTKVKTENEAAVEKPRPSMLPTISVRVARLEAIVNAVVNRIPEVGGTKALKDWRINHAPATSPPPLGADEDDDEESVRPQTSGDRELDRPGSTSSTRSRRDDHSAEWGGEGEGEGDDGGVGGLDRATSGRNPLPQSMMHPSQPVSRGLDYHGTPAESLQRLFEDSGISPHKVSELLNDLPERVLADKLVDWFFEKFNFVRYPIDDRAFKRAFETVYMDGNSPSAVLALPLVFIVLAISARIAPEAVIDTEERKRALSLRMYWSSKSAAIIASAVKAENIQLVETRICSGLYLVLMHERRLAEGWSEFRSALTIGQAIGLHRDGETLGLDPYVTEYRRRLWSYLVHADATYSCLLGRPTSIDSACVDTLPPSNLNLVDLIENKLAKPKPIAEPSFGTYLLLRRRLGDIVAKITHHFQRLTGQTQYRDVEALDAELKQFVADLPPTFTMLNHDKSYDNKLWYLPIHRYYIQTEILHFTIILHRPWLLRRLKSSRYNLSRTACFDAAITDYKIRQAFKVDCPDFFETLLGSSFREFNAAMIAGISMIIDPRAAHSSDMRMIVQSFMEQHPHDPRADDFSQKEAAIIYTLHCRAQEMEERRTRRNAPRWSADNTSSQRPAPRNTGTQSAMHSPSHPAPESKDKQATSEPSRSVPPLPSPSGGAQAYFNGSHYGLNTGPTPPGVGTSPEEDHPQRLLDHWLMSNTSFGPGADSTMNQFNIGLYSMPVPDMVSDSGRGSAGHHAGPHPGSHQYTPAEYQHGHPPHTTEVPGQMPWMDPSLVPLNPGSALQAPAVINGMTGGVVGGDGNNAQYWNALIDGIVGGLPNYDPNFTTIG